Proteins encoded in a region of the Egicoccus sp. AB-alg2 genome:
- a CDS encoding phage tail tape measure protein: MNEVFTLLPGASADAMGKMEKDVRKFAVEMGVTTDKVVPALYQSLSAGVPPDNVFAFLEVAQKAAVGGVTQLETAVDGITSVVNAYGAEVMDAGRASDLMFTAVRLGKTNFEELSGSLYNVLPTASALGVGFEDITAAMAQMTAQGVPTSVATTQMRQLLVELSKEGGKASDSFKEIAGVGFAEFIAQGGNVADALDIMQQAADNNGVALQDMFGSVEAGNAALALASDGTDDYRAALAEMAESAGATEQAYDQMNQGLERARERIGALWGELKLQVGELLAPYIQAAAESMIESIMSFVTGWQQGATEVGRNVNEIIGGAQAMGSQAREAFDTVKTWWDENGPVIRERFQQVMDKSVEMGQALKVWWTETAKPAVDEFLAVISEHWPRIEGIWNNLATVVTAAGDVISNVLELMRREHDVTADTADAAAGRTVTSFERLVGAGEWASSNLSTSMEVLAGAIDRDSDRVIRALHNATDGGFTRFTTESARQMVLFKRDIEERVGEVVGFFRALPGRIVAAFGNAGDLLRGIGRQIIDGLTAGMRDAWSNARDWLSGLGGQIRNLKGPIEKDRVLLTDIGREIIGGLGRGMEDEWRQVERLLGTMTAEIPLTVDAGAVAAAAGGRVPGAVLGGERVIEVHHHQPIHVTGTMMDPEGVVRALETATRRSRREFGPVV; this comes from the coding sequence ATGAACGAGGTCTTCACCCTCCTCCCCGGCGCGTCGGCCGACGCCATGGGGAAGATGGAGAAGGACGTCCGCAAGTTCGCGGTCGAGATGGGCGTCACCACCGACAAGGTCGTCCCTGCGCTCTACCAGTCGCTCTCTGCCGGTGTGCCGCCCGACAACGTGTTCGCGTTCCTCGAGGTGGCCCAGAAGGCCGCTGTCGGTGGCGTCACCCAACTCGAAACAGCGGTAGACGGGATCACGTCGGTCGTAAACGCCTACGGCGCCGAGGTCATGGACGCCGGCCGGGCCTCGGACCTGATGTTCACCGCCGTGAGGCTGGGCAAGACGAACTTCGAGGAGCTGTCCGGGTCGCTCTACAACGTCCTGCCCACCGCGAGCGCGCTCGGGGTGGGGTTCGAGGACATCACCGCCGCAATGGCGCAGATGACCGCGCAGGGTGTGCCGACCTCGGTGGCAACCACGCAGATGCGGCAGCTGCTGGTTGAGCTGTCGAAGGAGGGCGGCAAGGCGTCCGACTCGTTCAAGGAGATCGCCGGGGTCGGGTTCGCCGAGTTCATCGCCCAGGGCGGCAACGTCGCTGACGCGCTCGACATCATGCAGCAGGCGGCCGATAACAACGGCGTCGCGTTGCAAGACATGTTCGGATCCGTGGAGGCCGGTAACGCCGCGCTCGCGCTCGCGTCCGACGGCACCGACGACTACCGGGCCGCCCTGGCCGAGATGGCCGAGTCTGCTGGCGCGACCGAGCAGGCGTACGACCAGATGAACCAGGGCCTGGAACGCGCCCGGGAACGCATCGGTGCGCTCTGGGGCGAGCTCAAGCTGCAGGTCGGCGAGCTCCTCGCCCCGTACATCCAGGCGGCGGCGGAGTCCATGATCGAGTCGATCATGTCGTTCGTGACCGGCTGGCAGCAGGGCGCGACCGAGGTCGGCCGCAACGTCAACGAGATCATCGGTGGCGCCCAGGCGATGGGATCTCAGGCTCGTGAGGCGTTCGACACGGTCAAGACCTGGTGGGACGAGAACGGGCCCGTCATCCGTGAGCGGTTCCAGCAGGTGATGGACAAGTCCGTCGAGATGGGCCAGGCGCTCAAGGTGTGGTGGACCGAAACGGCCAAGCCTGCGGTCGACGAGTTCTTGGCCGTCATCAGCGAGCATTGGCCACGGATCGAGGGCATCTGGAACAACCTGGCCACGGTGGTCACCGCTGCGGGGGACGTCATCAGCAATGTGCTCGAGCTGATGCGCCGCGAGCACGACGTCACGGCGGACACCGCAGACGCGGCCGCCGGCAGGACTGTCACGTCGTTCGAACGGCTGGTCGGTGCGGGCGAGTGGGCTTCGTCGAACCTGTCGACGTCGATGGAGGTCCTGGCCGGCGCTATTGATCGCGACTCGGACCGGGTGATTCGGGCGCTGCACAATGCCACGGACGGTGGGTTCACCCGGTTCACCACCGAGTCGGCACGGCAGATGGTGCTGTTCAAGCGGGACATCGAGGAGCGGGTCGGCGAGGTCGTCGGGTTCTTCCGTGCCCTGCCCGGCCGGATCGTGGCGGCGTTCGGCAATGCCGGCGATCTCCTGCGCGGGATCGGCCGACAGATCATCGACGGTCTCACCGCCGGGATGCGTGATGCCTGGAGCAACGCGCGGGACTGGTTGTCCGGACTTGGCGGCCAGATCCGCAATCTGAAGGGCCCGATCGAGAAGGACCGGGTCCTGCTGACCGACATCGGGCGCGAGATCATCGGCGGTCTCGGCCGCGGTATGGAAGACGAGTGGCGGCAGGTTGAGCGGCTGCTGGGGACGATGACGGCGGAGATCCCGCTGACTGTGGACGCCGGCGCGGTCGCTGCGGCGGCAGGTGGACGGGTGCCAGGCGCGGTTCTCGGCGGCGAGCGGGTCATCGAGGTGCACCACCACCAGCCCATCCATGTGACCGGCACCATGATGGACCCGGAGGGTGTGGTGCGGGCGCTGGAGACGGCGACTCGCCGATCC